Below is a genomic region from Paenibacillus rhizovicinus.
GTAACGGACAGGAGTGAATGTACACAGAACATTTTGAGGAGACATCCATGGATACGTATCTTGAATTGATCGGCACCTCGGGGCATGAAGGCGCGGAGCTGACGAAAGCCGTCACGATCGCGGCGGTGATCGCCGGTCTTGGCAACGACGAAGCCAAGACGGTTATTGAGATTGCAAACGATTGGCATATGGCCGGCGGGAACTACGTGGAAATCATTCTCAAGACGATTGCCGATCTGGAGCCGCTGTGTTTCACCGAAGCCTCGCAGCGAGCGATGAAGGAGCTTTACCGGGTCACGGTTAACCGACTGCGGGGAAGATGCGTCGCTGGCTGATCGAAATGGGCTGTAAGCTGCGGAGAACAAGCGAATATGAAGATAAAGGTGATATCGCTATGGTGAACACGGTCCTGTATAAAATGCTGCTTCCCTTCATGATCGTAATTATTTCTTTTTCGTCTATCTATTTGGATCGGACGGACCACGCCTTCATAATGGTCGCGACGGGGATCGTGATGTTCTTCGCCTTTAACGCCAAGCAGAGCAGCCACAAGTCGATTTATTTGCAAATGGCCGCATTACTCCTATTTCATTGGCTAAGCCAGCTTAATTGGTGCTTAATGATCTATGTGATGCTGCTTATAAGACAACTCATACGCAGCGATAATTTAATACGTGCGATCATCAGCACGTTTTTTATTATGATCCTTTACAGTGTGATACGTTTCTCTTATTCCCCGATCAATGACTACGCCATTCTAGTTACGTTCTCCGACAGCGCCAGCGCGCTTATATTCGTCGCGCTGATCTGGAAAATAAAAAGCAATGAACAAGAGAAAGAGAAGCTGGAGAAAAAGAACAATGAGCTGTTGAAAAAAGACGTACTTACGGGACTGCTCAACTACCATGAATTTCGGAAAGAACTCATCCGAATGAATGCGCGCAGCGAGATTTGTTTCATCATCTTGAACTGCCAGGATTTGAGGTCTGTTAATTTTCAACATGGGTATGAGCAGGCGAACATGGGTCTGAAAGAGATCGCCAGAGAGCTGGATACCCGCTTCAGCTCTTCGTTGGTATGCCGTTACGGCGGGAGCGAATTCGCTATCGCGATGGAGATAGGCAATGAACGGACACCTGAAGTTCGCGCCATACAAGCGGTGGATGATATCATACTTCACTATCCCAATTTAGATCTTATTTATGCGTATGCCTGTTCGAACGGACGCGCGCCGAGCGAAACGATCGAGGATGTCGAAAATCAGCTTTTCATGCAAAAGAAAGAAATTTGGGTTAATCGCGATGAACATATCTTTCGTGCCGATAAACTAAAGGTTATCGGGGAGCTCGCGGCTGGCATGGCCCATGAGATCCGGAACCCGCTGACAACCATCAAAGGCTTCCTCCAATTGGCTTATCAGAACGAATATAAGGACATCGTTCGCTATCACCCCATGATCATGGATGAAATCACGCGGGTCAGCGAGCTCACCTCCGAGTTCTTGCAATTCTCCAAGCCGAATCTGTCGCAAGTGAAAACGGAAGCGATCGAAGCTTGCATCGCAAGGGCAGTCTCGATAATGGGGACGGAAATCGAGCGGAAAGGTCACGAGCTCCATGTCGAATATGCCGGACATTCTTTCTCCGTGAACGTCGAGAGAGACAAAATCGTACAAGTCCTCGTAAACTTATTCAAGAATTCAATCGATGCGATGGAGGATCTCGGGAGAATTGGCGTAAAGGTCTATGGTATCGATAAGCTCGTATACATAGAGGTATCCGACACGGGAACAGGGATGTCCGATGCGGCAAAAGATAAAATTTTCGAACCGTTCTTTACGACGAAGGGCCATGGCACGGGGCTTGGACTGTCCATATCGCATAAGATTATCCATGATCATGGCGGACGAATGGAAGTCGTGAAGACGGGTCCGACGGGAACCGTATTCTCCATCTCCCTTCCTATTGCTCCTGAGCCGGAATGATCGAATCCTAATCGATGTCGCGTTATGCATCCGGCAGCCGGTATTTCTGAGGAGCATCCACGGGCCGGTTTTTTCCCGCGCAAAGAAAGATGAAAACCCCCGATTTTCCTATTCGATGTCAAGGCTCGGATTCATCCTGTCCGGCGCTGGAGAAGTGCATGCGTTCTTCAACGCGCGGGAAATCGCACCCGGCCCCCTTTCTTTTGATTCATGTCACGCTACCCCTGGGTAACATCAAAGTACATGGCAAACAAGTCCTTCATACCCACTTTCCGCCATGCCAATAGGCGATTTGAATCAATCCGCACCTTAGACATGACTTCCGCTTCGTTGAGCTTAAATACGCCTCGCTTGGCCCTGCATCAGCTGGAACGGTTTGCCTCACCTACCCATCCTAAGGAGCGTGACGAATTTGAAGACGAAAAAGTTGATCCTCCCCCTGCTCGCACTATCACTGATGACACCTGCCCTGGTAAACGCTGACGCCTTGCCGAACGAACCGACGGCGCCGACGGTTATCGCGGCGGACAAGCCGGTCGTTCCGATGAGTTTATACACGGTGAAGCTGAAGGTGAACGATCCCATGCTGAACAATAACGGCCGCATGGTCAAGATGGACACGAAGCCGATGCTCTGGAAGGGCATGGTATACGTGCCGCTGCGCGCGCTCGCAGAGGGTGTCGGCGCGAAGGTCGCGTGGAACGCAGCGGACGGATCGACGATCGTCTGGGCCGGGACGTACAAGATGAAATTCTGGGTCGGACGGAACGCGATGGAGATTAACGACGCGAAGATCTCCATGGGCTCGAAGGTCATGCTGAACGAGGACGGCCGCGTCATGGTGCCGCTGCGGTTCGTGGCGGATCAGCTCGGCTGGCAGCTCGATTACAGCGAGCTTGACTGGAGCGTAACGCTGACGAAATTGGTCAGCCAATCATAGAAGCCAAGACTACTTCTTTCCACAAGAAGTAGTCTTTTTTTATCCCTTTAACATTCTTATAGGATCGAACGCAGGGTTGGGGCTAATCTGCATTTTCCCCGCGGTTTGCTAACGATTCATTGCGGAGACAATAGAGGATAGGGGAGGAATGCCATCCTATGCTCTTTTCTGCATGGAAGCCCATGATCGTGAGTGAGGGGAAGGAGGCCTTCGACGATGAAGACTACCTCTTCGAGCCCAAGTATGACGGCTGGCGCATGCTCATTCATAAGCATAACGAACGCATCGAAGCCTACACCCGCTACGGAGCGCTGGTTACAGCCAAGTTTCCCGAATTGAAGGAGGCGGCAGCCGCGATCAAGGCCGACACGGCTATTTTGGATTGCGAAGGGATCTGCATGCGCGGGGGACGGCCCGTGTTCGACGATTTTGCGTATCGCGGGAGGCTGAGCCTGGCTTCAAGAATCGCCCAAGCGGCCCGTACGCATCCGGCGACTTTCGTCGTGTTCGATCTTCTCTATACGGATCGCGCGCATTTACATGAACCATTAACGCAGCGAAAAGAACGTTTAACCGATGTCGTGAGCGATTCGCCCGTTCTCACGAAAACCATGTTTGTCGACGGGAAGGGCAAGGCGCTGTTCGCGATGACGAAGGAGAAAGGCATGGAAGGCATTGTCGCGAAACGAAAGGATTCTGCCTATCGCTTGAATCAGACATCGCCGGATTGGCTGAAAATCAAGCATTTCAAGACCATCGACACGATTATTTTGGGCTATCGGACAGAACCTTTCGCGCTGGTCTTGGGACTTCACTTCAGGACGGTGACGAACAAGCCGGTAGGAACCGTAGAAAAAGGCATCACGCCTGAAGAAAAACAAACTTTCCTGGCAATCGCGCAAAGGCTCCATACTGTAGAGGACCAGCGAACGCAGTGGATCGAGCCGCGCTTGTGCTGCCGAATCGAATATCAGGACCGAACGGACATGCATCAGCTGCATGGAACGAATTTCCTGGGGTTCCTGCCAGATCGCAAGCCGGAGAATTGCGTCTGGGCTTATGATTAAATGAATGAAGCGAGCCTAGTCGGTAAAACAAGGATCAAGATATCTTGCAAGATAAAACTGCCAGTCGTCGGTAATCACCGCGGCTGGCTTTTTCTTTGCTGCCGATGGGACTGCTAGGCATCTGGACGTTGATGGGCATCCCGTGCGGAAAGGATGAATTTTCATAAAACGGAAGGATTCCGCGCCTTAAGGATGAATTGTTTATACGAGTACGCAGATGAAAGGTGAGTGTCATGCAGAAGATGAAAATCGGCATTATTGGTTGCGGCATGATCAGTGGTATTTATCTGGAGAACTGTACCAAGTCATTCGCCATCCTGGAAGTTGTCGCGGTCGCGGACCTGGTGATCGACCTGGCCAAGAAGCGGGCGGAGGAATTCGGGATTCCGAAAGCGTGCACGCCTGAGGAATTGCTGGCCGATCCCGAGATTGAACTTGTCGTGAATTTAACGGCGCCACAGGCGCATACGGAAGTGAACTTGCAAATCCTGCAGGCGGGCAAGCATGTGTATGCGGAGAAGCCTTTTGCATTGAATCGGGCGGACGCGGATCGCGTACTGGCGCTGGCGAAGGAAAAGGGCCTTCGGGTCGGCAGCGCGCCGGATACGTTCTTCGGCGCGGGGCTGCAAACGAGCCGGAAAATCATCGAAGACGGCTGGATCGGCACGCCATATGCGGCGAGCGGCTTGATCCTGATGGGCAATTCGTTCGACGCGATGCGTCCGAACTTCGATAACTTCTTGCAGTTCGGCTGGGACCCGCTGTTCGATATGGCGCCTTATTATTTAACCGCTTTCATCCATCTGCTCGGTCCGGTGAGAAGCGTCAGCGGCTCGGCCGGCAACGTACGCACGGAGCATACGGTGACCAATCCGTTCTCGCCGAGATACGGAGATACGGTTCCGATCGGCGCGCCGCTGCATGTGACGGCGATGCTCGAATTCGAGAACGGCGCAACGGCCAGCCTGCAGGCGGCCAAAGAAAGCTTCGGCTATACGCCGCGCCTCGAAATTTACGGGACGGAAGGCATTCTGCACGTACCGGACCCGAATATGTTCGACGGGGCCATTACGCTCCAGCAGCGGAACGGACAGACGCAATCGTTCCCGTATTCGCATGATTTCGCGAAGAACAGCCGCGGCGTCGGCATCGCCGATATGGCGTATGCGATCCGCTCGGGCAGACAGCATCGCGCAAGCGGCGAGCTGGCCAGCCACGTGCTCGATATTCAGCTGGGCATTCTCGCCTCGTCCCAAGAAGGCCGCCATATCCCGATCGAAGCGAGCTGCGAACAACCGGCAGCGCTGCCGTTGGGTTTGAAATATAACGCGTTGGATTAAGCTGATTGGTTTGCGTTTCCCGACGAAGGTCGGGAAATGCAGCATTCAGCTACTTCGGAAGCATAGGCAGGCGATTGGTTTGCGTTTCCCGACGAAGGTCGGGAAATGCAGCATTCAGCTACTTCGGAAGCATAGGCAGCTGATTGGTTTGCGTTGCCCGACGAAGGTCGGGGAATGCAGCATTCAGAGGCTAACGAATCATAGCGTTCTTATTTGGTCGAATAGACATGGAAAATCAATCTAACGAATCTCAGCGGCCTTATGCGAATCAAAACACGAAGAAATAGGCGAAAAAGCGAGTTATCGCTAGCGATAGCGCTCATAGGATTCGTTAGAAACCCGAAATGAGGTATTTGGGTCGAATAAGGTTTATTCGATTCGTTAGCCAGGTGCTCCAGTTGCTCCAGGTGCTCCAGGTGCTCCAGGTGCTCCGGCCCACTGAACGTAATAGCATTAGCCATTCGTATTAGCAACGGCAATACGACATTCGCCGACATCGCAAGCACAGGCCAAGCACGGCCTCAATCCCACTCCAGAAAGGTTGAGAGAACGATGAGATTTCCGATTGCACTGCAGCCCTATACGATTCGCGAGGAACTGAAACAGGATTTTCTGGGCAGCTATACGAAGGTTGCCGAAATCGGCTATCAAGCCGTCGAAGCGGGTCCGCCGCCGGAAGGCGTGACGATCGAAGAAATGAAAGCGCATTTCGACCGGATCGGCCTTCAAGTCGTAGGCTGCCATACCGGCCTGGATCAGCTTACGAACGGCCTGGATCAGCTGGTCGATTATCTGAATCTGTTCGGCGCGCGCTATGTCGCGATGTCCTACCGGTTCGATTCCCGCGAGGCTGTGCTGGAAGCGGCCAAAACGTTCAATAGCGTCGGCGCCGCCTGCCGCGAGCGGGGCATTCAATTCCTCTACCACAATCATGACTGGGAGTTCCAGCAGTTCGACGGCGAGTCCGCGCTTGATATTTTGCTCGGCGCTACCGATCCTCAGCTGGTGAAGCTGGAGCTGGACGTCTATTGGGCGCAGAAAGGCGGCGTTGACCCCGTGGCTTACTTGCGCAAGCTGAAGGGGCGCTGTCCGCTGCTGCACGTGAAGGATATGGAGCCGGGAGACGAGCGCTTCTTCGCGGAAGTCGGAGAAGGCGTGCTCGATTTCGAAGCGATTCTTGCCGTTGCCGAGGAGATCGGCACGGAATGGCTCGTGGTCGAGCAGGATGCCTGCCGCCGTTCGCCGTTCGAGAGCATTGCCATCAGCTACAATAACTTAAGCAAAATGGGGGTCGTCGCAAAATGAGCGGAACCATCAAAGTCGGCCTAATCGGATACGGCTTTGCGGGAAGCGCCTTCCACGCGCCTATAATTACGTCGGTTCCGGGCCTGGAGCTGACCAAAGTCGTCGAACGCAGAAGCGATAAATCCAAGGAGCGGTATCCGTGGGTGGAAGTCGTGCGGGACGCACGGGATCTCTACGCGGACGACGCGATCGATCTGGTCGTGGTGACGACGCCGAGCACGGATCACTACGCCTTCGTCAAAGACGCGCTGCTTGCGGGCAAGCATGTCGTCGTCGAGAAGCCGTTCACGCCTTCTTCCGCCGAAGCGGACGAGCTCATCGCCCTCGCGAAGAAACAAGGCAAAGTGCTCACGGTCTATCACAACCGCCGTTTCGACGGCGATTTCCTGACGCTGCGCGAAATCCTTGATCAGGATTTGCTGGGCGAAGTGAAGGAAGCGGAGTTCCACTGGGACGGCTTCGCGCCGGTCCTGCGTTCGACCAACTGGCGCGAAGGAAGTGAGCCGGGAACGGGCGTGTTTTATGATCTGGGCGTTCATTTCCTGGATCAGGCGGTCAAGCTGTTCGGCATTCCTGCCACGATTTCCGGCGATATCCGAAAGCAGCGCGGCGGCGAAGCGCATGACTACTTCGACGTGACGCTCCAATACGGCAGCGGGCTGAAGGTGCGTCTGAAGTCGTCCAAATTCGTGCGGGAATCGTTCCCTCGTTATTCCTTGCACGGTACGAAAGGATCGTTCGTGAAATACGGCGTCGATCCGCAGGAAGCGGCATTGATCGCAGGAACGCAGCCATCGGCCGTGCGCAATTGGGGCAAAGAGCCGAAGGAGCTGTGGGGCAAAATCAACGCTTCCGTCGGCGGCTTGCACGTGGAAGGCGTTATCGAGACGATCGCGGGCTCCTATGTGGACTATTACCGGAACGTGATGGAACATATCAACGGGCAAGCGGAATTGGAAGTGAAGCCGGAAGAGGCAAGACTGGCGATTCAACTGATCGAGCTGGCGCTGCAGAGCAGCGACGAAGGCCGGGCATTGCCGGTCCCATTCGCCGAAGCGGCGCCGATTGCCTGAGGAATCAGAGTAACAGAGAATAGGATGCTAGAGAAACAGAATGCTAGAATAATAGATTGCTAGAAGATCAAAGTAACAGAGTTACAGAGAAGGAGAGAATGAACATGTTCCCATTTAAAGCGTCGCTCAATGCGTCGACCTTGTTTCCGTTCAAGTTGAACGTGCTGGAACAAGTGCGCATCGCGGCAGAGGCCGGTTATGAAGGTATTGAGCTGTGGGTAGGCGATATTGAAGCTTACCTCCAAGCTGGAGGCACGACCGGCGAATTGCGAGGAAGCTTGGAGCGCGCGGGCATCGCGCTGGCGAACGCCATTGCGTTCTTCAAGTGGGCGGACCGTGACGAAGCCGTTCGCGAGGAAGGCTTCGCGCAAGCCGAACGCGAGATGCGCATGCTGGCGGAGCTCGGCTGCGCCGCAGTGGCAGCGCCGCCTTTCGGCGATGTAGCGGATGTATCGCTTGCCG
It encodes:
- a CDS encoding ATP-binding protein, whose protein sequence is MVNTVLYKMLLPFMIVIISFSSIYLDRTDHAFIMVATGIVMFFAFNAKQSSHKSIYLQMAALLLFHWLSQLNWCLMIYVMLLIRQLIRSDNLIRAIISTFFIMILYSVIRFSYSPINDYAILVTFSDSASALIFVALIWKIKSNEQEKEKLEKKNNELLKKDVLTGLLNYHEFRKELIRMNARSEICFIILNCQDLRSVNFQHGYEQANMGLKEIARELDTRFSSSLVCRYGGSEFAIAMEIGNERTPEVRAIQAVDDIILHYPNLDLIYAYACSNGRAPSETIEDVENQLFMQKKEIWVNRDEHIFRADKLKVIGELAAGMAHEIRNPLTTIKGFLQLAYQNEYKDIVRYHPMIMDEITRVSELTSEFLQFSKPNLSQVKTEAIEACIARAVSIMGTEIERKGHELHVEYAGHSFSVNVERDKIVQVLVNLFKNSIDAMEDLGRIGVKVYGIDKLVYIEVSDTGTGMSDAAKDKIFEPFFTTKGHGTGLGLSISHKIIHDHGGRMEVVKTGPTGTVFSISLPIAPEPE
- a CDS encoding copper amine oxidase N-terminal domain-containing protein; translated protein: MKTKKLILPLLALSLMTPALVNADALPNEPTAPTVIAADKPVVPMSLYTVKLKVNDPMLNNNGRMVKMDTKPMLWKGMVYVPLRALAEGVGAKVAWNAADGSTIVWAGTYKMKFWVGRNAMEINDAKISMGSKVMLNEDGRVMVPLRFVADQLGWQLDYSELDWSVTLTKLVSQS
- a CDS encoding ATP-dependent DNA ligase, with translation MLFSAWKPMIVSEGKEAFDDEDYLFEPKYDGWRMLIHKHNERIEAYTRYGALVTAKFPELKEAAAAIKADTAILDCEGICMRGGRPVFDDFAYRGRLSLASRIAQAARTHPATFVVFDLLYTDRAHLHEPLTQRKERLTDVVSDSPVLTKTMFVDGKGKALFAMTKEKGMEGIVAKRKDSAYRLNQTSPDWLKIKHFKTIDTIILGYRTEPFALVLGLHFRTVTNKPVGTVEKGITPEEKQTFLAIAQRLHTVEDQRTQWIEPRLCCRIEYQDRTDMHQLHGTNFLGFLPDRKPENCVWAYD
- a CDS encoding Gfo/Idh/MocA family protein, which codes for MQKMKIGIIGCGMISGIYLENCTKSFAILEVVAVADLVIDLAKKRAEEFGIPKACTPEELLADPEIELVVNLTAPQAHTEVNLQILQAGKHVYAEKPFALNRADADRVLALAKEKGLRVGSAPDTFFGAGLQTSRKIIEDGWIGTPYAASGLILMGNSFDAMRPNFDNFLQFGWDPLFDMAPYYLTAFIHLLGPVRSVSGSAGNVRTEHTVTNPFSPRYGDTVPIGAPLHVTAMLEFENGATASLQAAKESFGYTPRLEIYGTEGILHVPDPNMFDGAITLQQRNGQTQSFPYSHDFAKNSRGVGIADMAYAIRSGRQHRASGELASHVLDIQLGILASSQEGRHIPIEASCEQPAALPLGLKYNALD
- a CDS encoding sugar phosphate isomerase/epimerase family protein translates to MRFPIALQPYTIREELKQDFLGSYTKVAEIGYQAVEAGPPPEGVTIEEMKAHFDRIGLQVVGCHTGLDQLTNGLDQLVDYLNLFGARYVAMSYRFDSREAVLEAAKTFNSVGAACRERGIQFLYHNHDWEFQQFDGESALDILLGATDPQLVKLELDVYWAQKGGVDPVAYLRKLKGRCPLLHVKDMEPGDERFFAEVGEGVLDFEAILAVAEEIGTEWLVVEQDACRRSPFESIAISYNNLSKMGVVAK
- a CDS encoding oxidoreductase, which produces MSGTIKVGLIGYGFAGSAFHAPIITSVPGLELTKVVERRSDKSKERYPWVEVVRDARDLYADDAIDLVVVTTPSTDHYAFVKDALLAGKHVVVEKPFTPSSAEADELIALAKKQGKVLTVYHNRRFDGDFLTLREILDQDLLGEVKEAEFHWDGFAPVLRSTNWREGSEPGTGVFYDLGVHFLDQAVKLFGIPATISGDIRKQRGGEAHDYFDVTLQYGSGLKVRLKSSKFVRESFPRYSLHGTKGSFVKYGVDPQEAALIAGTQPSAVRNWGKEPKELWGKINASVGGLHVEGVIETIAGSYVDYYRNVMEHINGQAELEVKPEEARLAIQLIELALQSSDEGRALPVPFAEAAPIA